CTGGAGCAATCGCAAATGCAAGCCGAAGAGATGAAGGCTCAGGAAGAGGAAATGCGCCAGAATATGGAAGAACTACAGGCCACCCAGGAGGAAGTTGAACGCAAATCGGCTGAAATTGAGGAGTTTATCAAATCAATTCAAAGCTCTGCATACGTTATTGAGTACGACCTTAACGGCAATATTCTGAATGTAAACGATTCCTTTATCCAGTTTGTTGGGGTTCCCCGTGAACAGCTAATTGGTAGCCACCATAGCGATAACCTTGAGCTTTCCGATGTACAAAAGAAGGAGTATGGAACATTCTGGGATAACCTTAAAGCCGGTATTAGCAAAAAGGTTAAATCGACAATTACCTGGAAAGGCAAAACATACCATTTCCTTGAAACCTATATCCCTGTAAAGGATAGCGAAGGAAGGGTTTACAAGATTATGAAACTTGCCTTTGAGGATGGTGAGTTCAAGTAGAAAAAAAAAGCGGCCTTTGTGGCCGCTTTTTTTTATAAGCCTATTAGCTTCATAATTGGATCGTCGCCACCAATCAACAGCTTTTCAGGGTTCTCAATCATCCGCTTGATATCCATCAGGAACGCAGCAGAATCCTTACCATCAATAATACGATGATCGTACGATAGGGCAACATACATAATAGGCCTAATTTCCACTTTGCCGTTTACGGCTACCGGCCTATCAACAATGTTATGCATGCCCAGTATTGCCGATTGTGGGTAGTTAAGAATGGGCGTGGAAAGCATTGACCCAAAAATACCACCATTGGTAATGGTAAATGTTCCTCCATTAAGCTCATCGAGGGTAATTCGCCCTTCCCTTGCCTTGGTGGCAAGCCTGAGTATTTCTTTTTCAATTTCAGCAAAACTCATGGTTTGTGCATTACGAAGCACAGGAACCATTAGCCCCTTAGGGGTTTGAACGGCAATCCCCATGTCAATGTAACTTGGGGTTACTATATCTTCGCCATCAATCATAGAGTTGGTCATGGGGTGTAACCTCAGCGCTTCAACTGCAGCCCGCACAAAGAAAGACATCAACCCTAACTTAACACCAAACTTTTGCTGAAAATCGTTTTGGTATTTTGCTCTAATCTCCTGCACACGGCTCATATCAACCTCGTTAAAGGTTGTAAGCATTGCCGTGGTATTTTTAGCGGTTACCAAGCGCTCGCTAACCTTTTTCCTAAGTTGCGACATTTTAATGCGCTCCTCGGAACGTTTCAAGGTTGGTGCTTCATTGCGCTTGTCAGAGGTAACTACAAGGTTATTTAATGTATCCTTAACCATTTGTACATCACCAGCCGTAATCCTCCTGAGACCATTAAGAACATCATCAATATTCATATTATACTCATGCATGAGTTCTCGTGCCAGCGGGGTAACCTTTACTTTATCAGCAATTTTATCTTCATGTGTCGGAAAATCTGCTTTTCCCTGGGCTGTTACTTCAGGCTTTTCAACTACTTCTAATTTTGGTTGACTCTCACTGTTGGCAGTGGGCATGGCTTTGGGAGATTTCCCTGCAAAGGATGTATCTATTCTGCAGCAAACCTCATTGACCTTTATCATGCCAACTGAAACAACTAGGGCGATTTTTCCTGCTTCTGGAGCAATGATTGGTAGTGTTGCTTTCTCCGATTCAACTTCGGCTATTTCCTGATCTTTTTCAACAATATCACCATCGGATACAAGCCAGCGCGTGAGTTCAACCTCCGATATCGACTCGCCGGGCGAAGGAATTCTTACATCTACGATCATAAATGCAATATTTTATAATTAACTACTTTCTTTCGAAATATTCGTACTGATTGAACCTATCGAATCGACGCGACCCTTCCTCGCACTGCAATCCGCAATACTTGTTCTTTAGCTCGCAGGTGCAGGGTCTAAATACCTTAGTGATTATCTCCTTTTGCTCCAGGTTATGAATCTTACTTAAACCAACAGCAGGACTTCCGCTTGGCGCCCTTGAGATAACCTCAAGGGGTACACCAGTTATCCTATCCTTTACAAAGTTCCATGCCCCCATATTTTGTGGCTCTTCCTGAACCCAGAGCCATTTCTTTGCGTTTGGATATCTATCGAGTATTTTTTCAACTTGACGAGATGGGAAAGGATATAGCTGCTCAATCCGAACCAATGCAATATCATTTACATCAAGTTCTTCCTTACGCTGCAGTAGATCATAGTAAATTTTTCCACTGCAGAATACAACTCGCGATACAGCTTTTTCGTCAACATTACTGTCGTCAATCACTTCTAGGAAATTGGCACTCTCAAGTTCCTGAAGGGTTGAAATATTTTTAGGGTGACGAAGTATACTTTTGGGTGTGAATACAACCAATGGGGTTCTGAAATCGCGCTTTAACTGCCTCCTTAATACGTGGAAAAAGTTGGCAGGTGTTGTAGCATTTACAATTTGCATGTTGTTGCGCGCAGAAAGGGTAAGAAACCGCTCTATTCGAGCGCTGGAATGCTCAGGCCCTTGCCCTTCAAAACCATGGGGTAAAAGAAGCACAAGCCCCGATTGCAACCCCCACTTATCTTCGGCTGAACTAATATACTGATCAATAATAACCTGAGCAACATTATGAAAATCGCCGAACTGTGCCTCCCATATGGTTAACCCATTAGGTAAAGCCACAGAATAGCCATACTCAAAACCTAAAACCCCATACTCAGAGAGGAGACTATTGTAAACTGAAAACTTTGCCCTAGCAATTGGAATATTTTGAAGCGGGTAATACTTTTCCTCGCTTCCCTGAATTGAGTACACTGAATGACGATGTGAAAAAGTTCCCCTCTCAGAATCTTGCCCACTTAAGCGCACCGGATGTCCCTCGGCTATAAGCGTCCCGTAAGCTAAAAGTTCAGCCATTGCCCAATCAACCTTTTGCTGGGTATAGTTCTGTCGTCGCTCATCAATTATCTTAACTAACTTTTTAAAAAAATCAATTCCTTTGGGTAACTCAAGTAAAGCGTTGGAGACCATATTAAGCATTTCCTTGCTTACACCTGTATGGGGCGATTTTTCGAAATCATTACTGGATGAGTACCTATAACCACTTGATTTTTCAGGAATAAACCTACCTATCCTGATTTTTGGATTTGCCTGCGCTAACACAAAACGTTCCTCGAGCATGGTATCGTAATCCTTCCTGATGGTAGCGGCATCCTCAACCGATATCACCTTAGTTTCAACCAACTTGGAAGTATAAATATCCCGTACATTGGGATGCTTTGCAATTAAATCGTAAAGTACAGGCTGGGTAAAGCGAGGCTCATCGCCCTCATTGTGCCCATACTTCCGGTAGCCTAGCAAATCAATAAAAACATCGCGGTGAAAGGTTTGACGAAACTCAACAGCCAAACGTATTACGTGCAATAATGCCTCTGGGTCATCGGCATTAACGTGGAAAACGGGCGATAGGGTTACCTTTGCCACATCGGTTGAGTAGGTACTGCTACGGGCATCAATATAGTTTGTAGTAAAGCCAACCTGATTATTTAGCACAATATGTATAGTTCCACCAGTGGAGTAACCACTTAGCCGCGACATCTGAATGGTTTCGTATACCACACCCTGGGCAGCAACAGCCGCATCGCCATGAATGATTATGGGAATCAAACTATTAACATCGCCCTGGTAGGCATCGTCAATTCGGGCACGAGCAATACCTTCGGCAACCGGGCCAACAGTTTCAAGGTGCGAAGGGTTTGGAACAAGGTGTAACCTTACCATTTTACCCTTATCGGTTTCAATGGTATTGCTGTAGCCTAAGTGGTACTTAACGTCGCCAAGGGTTGATTCATCGTCGTATGCCTCACCAATAAACTCGGCAAAAATTTCCTCGTAGGGCTTACGCATTATGTTGGTTATCACGTTTAAACGTCCTCTATGAGCCATTCCAATCACAAATTCCTTTACCCCATGCTCAGCACCATGTTCAATGGTAGTATCAAGTGCAGGTATAAGTGCCTCAAGCCCTTCCAGCGAGAATCGCTTTTGTCCAACAAACTTCCTATGTATAAACTGCTCAAACCCTACAGCTGCAGTTAGGTGGTAAAGAATATGCTTCTGTTGGTCGGGGCTAAACTGGGTATGGTTTAGGGTTCCCTCTACCCTACTCTGTATCCAATCAACCAGTTTTGGCTCCCGCAAGTACATGTATTCAACGCCAATACTACGGCAGTATATCCTGTTAAGCCTTTCAATGATTTCAGAAAGAGTAGCGTTAGGCAAACCTATTAGTTCACCAGCTTTAAATCGGTTGTCTAAATCTTTTGAACCTAATCCAAAGTTTTCGATATCAAGGGTTGGAGAGTAACTACGTCGAGTCCGAACCGGGTTGGTCTTTGTGAACAGGTGTCCCCGCATACGGTATGCTTCAATTAGCTTTATCACCTTGAATTCTGAGTCAGCAATACAATCCTGTGCGCTGTAAGAGCCAGAAATAGCCAGGTCGAAACCTAAAAAGAACTTTTGCCAGCCCTCATCTACTGAATTTGGATTACTCTTCCACCTCAGGTAAAGTTCATCAATAGTCTTAGGATCGATATTACCAAGAATGTTTTCCATACTCAAAAATTTTCAATAACCAACACTAAGCAGATAGTAAAGTTCAAAATAAGCCTCAATTTTGAGTAAAAAGATTTGTGCAAAGTCAACCGGTGTAACCAAACAGTTTTTTCTGCTTTATAGTTTTAACCACATACTTGGGCACCATGCTTTCCCATCGCTTATCGTTGCTTTGAATGAGGCTTAAAACCTCATCCGAGGTTATTTTAAGCCACTGCTCATTTACGCCTGTTAGGCTAACAATCAAATCGTTCTGCTTCAGGTAATGGAAAATGTGCATCACATCATCGGGTATTGTAATATCGGTGATGTACCTAATATTGCCAGTGTTTCGGTCAAGTGCAGGATAAATATAGAACTTTGTGCGGGCAGGAAACATTTTGCCTACAGCCTCAAGTAAGCCTCCGGGTAAATTTGCATAGTAGGATTTATCAAGCACCTTCATAAAAGTTGGTATACCCATAACTATTCTAAGGTTTTTATGCTTAAACCTTCCAAAGTAATCAACCAATCTATAAAACTCCCTAAAGTTTGATATTAAAACGTTTTGCCCCATCCCATTTAGCAAATCAACCCGATCCAGGAAATCGCGTTCTTTCAGCTCGCCTTCTTCAAGAAGATTATTAAGTGTGATTTCGCAGATCTGGAGGGTGTTATCGGGTTTAAACAATGCATTTTTCTTAAAATGAGCATAAGAAGTCTTTAATATATCGAAGCCCACGTAGGTAATTGGTCTGAAACGCCCCCTAAGTACCAAAGCGTTCTTCTTATACAGCATATCGTCGGGCTCCTGAACATTGCCATACCGATCGAAAAAAATCGCAGGGGTCATACCATTCTTTACCAGTTGAACTCCCAAGAGCCTATTGTCCACGTAATCCAGATCAGGCCCACTCATTCGAACCATGGTAATCTCAACCCTATCTGTTGAAAGATTATCCATAAGCGACTGTAGGAATAGTGTGGGGCTTTTATGGTAGTAAAAACAGGCATAAATAAGGTTTACGCCAAGAGTTCCTAAGGTGTACTGCTGCAAAATAGCATCGTTCTCATTCAGGCGAACATGAACAACCACCTCGTTAGCCGTGCCTTGTTTGGTAAGCTCAAAACGTACACCAAGCCAACCATGTCCCTGGTTATCCTTTCGGAAGTTAAGCGTTTCAACCGTGTTAGCAAAAACAAAGAAACGTTTATCGGGACTTCTTTCAGAGTTAAGCACATCAATTAGCTGTTTGTACTCAGCATCAAGCATTTGTTGTAGGCGTTTTAGGCACACGTACCGTCCGCTATCGCCATCGCTATACAGGTAATCGCTAAACACCTTATCGTATGCGGAGATGGTTTTAGCAATAGTACCCGATGCCCCACCTGCCTGGAAGAATGCACGTGCCACCTCCTGTCCACCTCCAATTTCAGCAATCGTACCATAAATTGTTGGATCAAGGTTTATGGCTAAAGCCTTACGCTTGGTGGTTAGTATATCGCGTTCCATGTGATGGTTTTGTATAAAATTACAAAAAAAAGGGTAGTTTGTTCAAACTTTTTGTGGTAAACACATTTTGTGAATCAATAAAAAAGGCCCTACGAATTGTAGAGCCAAAACCAAATAATTTATGTGATTACTATTCTCCTTTTATCAACTCAATGCTCCGCTTAACAAACCGGCTTAAGTCCTCCCCCCTAAGCATGTTGTTAGCCAGTAATGCCAGATCGATAAGCTGCTTTACCAGCTTGTAATTTTTACCAAAGTCCTTTAGGACTGTGCTACGTTCCTCCTCCAGCTTATCGAGCTGTTTTTCGGCATCGGCAAGGGCATCCTTATCGGCTTGGGGTATCTCCTCGTCCTTTTTACCTTTCTGAGCTTTTTCCAGCTCCTCAACCTTAGCCTTAACAGGCTTTATCTTTTCGTTAACCTCGTTGAGCCTTTCGCTAAGTTGCTTGCTTTTAGCCTCAATAATGGATTTAACCAGGGGGTGCGATACGTTAACCACAAGGTTACGGCTATCGGGCATGCTACCATAAAAACTTGAAGTTGGGCTCATGGCCGACATATCCTTCATGCGGCGCATGAACTCGGACTGGGTGATAACCACCGGATTTGCCCCCTCGCCAAGTTCCTCAAACGATACCCAGTAGTGGTCCTGAGCGGGTAGCGCACCCTCAAAAACTAACCTTAAATCGGCTTGTTCGTCGGCGGGTAAGCTAACCTCCTTTCGGTCCTCCTTAACAATGAGCTTGTCAATCACATCGGAATCGACACGGGCAAATCGGGTATCCTTCAGCTTGGTTTCCAAAGTGTTAATGAAATGTGGATCAAGTTGTCCGTCCATCAGCAGCACATCGTAACCACGAGCCTTTGCCTCCTGAATGTAGCTGTGCTGATCGTCCTTGTCGCTGGCATACAGGTAAACAAGGGTTTTGTTCTTGTCGGTTTGGTTTTCCTTTACCAGCTTTTCATACTCCTCAAAGGTGAAATATTTACCATCAACATTCTTGAGTAAGGCAAATTTCTCAGCACGTTCATAGAATTTTTCGTCGGTAATCATGCCAAATGTGATGAACAGCTTAAGGTCGTCCCATTTCTTCTCAAACTGTTCACGGTCATTCTTGAATATTTCCTGAAGCCTATCGGCAACCTTTTTGGTAATATGCGATGATATTTTCTTTACATTCGAATCGCTTTGCAGGTAGCTACGCGAAACGTTCAATGGAATATCAGGCGAATCGATAACGCCATGAAGCAATGTCAAAAATTCAGGCACAATACCTTCAACCGAATCGGTTACGTATACCTGATTGCAGTATAGCTGAATTTTATTCTTTTGAATGTCGAAGTTAGTTTTTATTCTTGGGAAGTAAAGGATACCAGTTAGATTGAAAGGATAATCCACATTCAGGTGAATGTAAAAAAGGGGCTCCTCCTGGGCGGGATATAAATCGCGGTAAAACTTTTGGTAGTCCTCATCCTTCAACTCGGCAGGTTTGCGAGTCCAGAGCGGATTGGTTTCGTTAATTATTCTGTCTTTCCCAGTATCAACCTCCTTGCCATCCTTCCATTCCTTTTCGGTTCCAAAGGCTATGGGAATGGGCAGGAACCGACAATACTTGCGAAGCAATTCCTCAATCCTATGATCTTCAAGGAATTCCTTTGAATCGTCGCTTATATGTAAAACAATATCGGTTCCGCGAGCTTCACGGTCAGCGTCTTCAATTTTATACTCAGGTGTTCCGTCGCAACTCCAGCGAACGGGTTTGGCACCATCCTGCCATGAGCGGGTAATAATCTCCACCTTATCGCTAACCATGAACGATGAGTAGAAACCTAGCCCGAAATGGCCAATAATTCCGTTAGCCTGAGCTTTATACTTTTCCAAAAACTCCTCGGCACCGGAAAAAGCAATTTGATTGATATAGCGGTCAATTTCATCGGCG
This window of the Tenuifilum sp. 4138str genome carries:
- the odhB gene encoding 2-oxoglutarate dehydrogenase complex dihydrolipoyllysine-residue succinyltransferase, with translation MIVDVRIPSPGESISEVELTRWLVSDGDIVEKDQEIAEVESEKATLPIIAPEAGKIALVVSVGMIKVNEVCCRIDTSFAGKSPKAMPTANSESQPKLEVVEKPEVTAQGKADFPTHEDKIADKVKVTPLARELMHEYNMNIDDVLNGLRRITAGDVQMVKDTLNNLVVTSDKRNEAPTLKRSEERIKMSQLRKKVSERLVTAKNTTAMLTTFNEVDMSRVQEIRAKYQNDFQQKFGVKLGLMSFFVRAAVEALRLHPMTNSMIDGEDIVTPSYIDMGIAVQTPKGLMVPVLRNAQTMSFAEIEKEILRLATKAREGRITLDELNGGTFTITNGGIFGSMLSTPILNYPQSAILGMHNIVDRPVAVNGKVEIRPIMYVALSYDHRIIDGKDSAAFLMDIKRMIENPEKLLIGGDDPIMKLIGL
- a CDS encoding 2-oxoglutarate dehydrogenase E1 component encodes the protein MENILGNIDPKTIDELYLRWKSNPNSVDEGWQKFFLGFDLAISGSYSAQDCIADSEFKVIKLIEAYRMRGHLFTKTNPVRTRRSYSPTLDIENFGLGSKDLDNRFKAGELIGLPNATLSEIIERLNRIYCRSIGVEYMYLREPKLVDWIQSRVEGTLNHTQFSPDQQKHILYHLTAAVGFEQFIHRKFVGQKRFSLEGLEALIPALDTTIEHGAEHGVKEFVIGMAHRGRLNVITNIMRKPYEEIFAEFIGEAYDDESTLGDVKYHLGYSNTIETDKGKMVRLHLVPNPSHLETVGPVAEGIARARIDDAYQGDVNSLIPIIIHGDAAVAAQGVVYETIQMSRLSGYSTGGTIHIVLNNQVGFTTNYIDARSSTYSTDVAKVTLSPVFHVNADDPEALLHVIRLAVEFRQTFHRDVFIDLLGYRKYGHNEGDEPRFTQPVLYDLIAKHPNVRDIYTSKLVETKVISVEDAATIRKDYDTMLEERFVLAQANPKIRIGRFIPEKSSGYRYSSSNDFEKSPHTGVSKEMLNMVSNALLELPKGIDFFKKLVKIIDERRQNYTQQKVDWAMAELLAYGTLIAEGHPVRLSGQDSERGTFSHRHSVYSIQGSEEKYYPLQNIPIARAKFSVYNSLLSEYGVLGFEYGYSVALPNGLTIWEAQFGDFHNVAQVIIDQYISSAEDKWGLQSGLVLLLPHGFEGQGPEHSSARIERFLTLSARNNMQIVNATTPANFFHVLRRQLKRDFRTPLVVFTPKSILRHPKNISTLQELESANFLEVIDDSNVDEKAVSRVVFCSGKIYYDLLQRKEELDVNDIALVRIEQLYPFPSRQVEKILDRYPNAKKWLWVQEEPQNMGAWNFVKDRITGVPLEVISRAPSGSPAVGLSKIHNLEQKEIITKVFRPCTCELKNKYCGLQCEEGSRRFDRFNQYEYFERK
- the htpG gene encoding molecular chaperone HtpG; protein product: MQTGKIGVTTENIFPIIKKFLYSDHEIFLRELISNAVDATQKLKTLASVGDFKGELGDLTIRVKVDRKKGTLTISDSGVGMTADEIDRYINQIAFSGAEEFLEKYKAQANGIIGHFGLGFYSSFMVSDKVEIITRSWQDGAKPVRWSCDGTPEYKIEDADREARGTDIVLHISDDSKEFLEDHRIEELLRKYCRFLPIPIAFGTEKEWKDGKEVDTGKDRIINETNPLWTRKPAELKDEDYQKFYRDLYPAQEEPLFYIHLNVDYPFNLTGILYFPRIKTNFDIQKNKIQLYCNQVYVTDSVEGIVPEFLTLLHGVIDSPDIPLNVSRSYLQSDSNVKKISSHITKKVADRLQEIFKNDREQFEKKWDDLKLFITFGMITDEKFYERAEKFALLKNVDGKYFTFEEYEKLVKENQTDKNKTLVYLYASDKDDQHSYIQEAKARGYDVLLMDGQLDPHFINTLETKLKDTRFARVDSDVIDKLIVKEDRKEVSLPADEQADLRLVFEGALPAQDHYWVSFEELGEGANPVVITQSEFMRRMKDMSAMSPTSSFYGSMPDSRNLVVNVSHPLVKSIIEAKSKQLSERLNEVNEKIKPVKAKVEELEKAQKGKKDEEIPQADKDALADAEKQLDKLEEERSTVLKDFGKNYKLVKQLIDLALLANNMLRGEDLSRFVKRSIELIKGE